The Phytohabitans houttuyneae genome has a segment encoding these proteins:
- a CDS encoding RNA polymerase sigma factor, translating into MAVGDGGGHAAAEAAAAAARESHAQVVATLIRVTGDWTLAEDCAQEALVQALQRWPAGGVPANPAGWLMTVARNRATDVLRRATVERRKLRELAALAPTDAEPATGEEEVVDDRLRLIFTCCHPALALDARVALTLRTVCGIPTPDIARAFLVTESTMTRRLTRAKTKIAEARIPYRVPAGPALAERLPGVLAVLYLLFTRGYNADGEPAFADEAIRLARLLDSLMPGQPEVPALLALFLLQDSRRHARRDAAGDLVPLDRQDRGRWDHAAIAEGLAVLGRVREDGPYALQARIAAGHATARSVESTDWPAIAGWYDALAALTPSPVVALNRAVAHGYAYGPRAGLALLAEARAGGALDGYPLALAAEADLTARLGDRARAAALFREAAAQTHAEPERRALLDRADEALA; encoded by the coding sequence GTGGCGGTCGGGGATGGCGGGGGGCACGCCGCGGCGGAGGCCGCCGCGGCCGCCGCCCGGGAGTCGCACGCCCAGGTCGTGGCGACGCTGATCCGGGTCACCGGCGACTGGACGCTCGCCGAGGACTGCGCGCAGGAGGCGCTCGTGCAGGCGCTCCAGCGGTGGCCCGCCGGCGGCGTGCCCGCCAACCCGGCCGGCTGGCTGATGACCGTGGCCCGCAACCGGGCGACCGACGTGCTGCGCCGCGCGACCGTCGAGCGCCGCAAGCTGCGCGAGCTCGCCGCGCTCGCGCCCACCGACGCGGAACCGGCGACAGGGGAGGAGGAGGTCGTGGACGACCGGCTCCGGCTCATCTTCACGTGCTGCCACCCCGCGCTCGCCCTCGACGCCCGCGTGGCGCTGACCCTGCGCACCGTCTGCGGGATCCCGACGCCCGACATCGCCCGCGCGTTCCTGGTCACCGAGTCGACCATGACCCGCCGCCTCACGCGGGCCAAGACGAAGATCGCGGAGGCGCGCATCCCGTACCGGGTGCCGGCCGGCCCGGCCCTCGCCGAGCGGCTGCCGGGCGTCCTCGCCGTGCTGTACCTGCTCTTCACCCGCGGTTACAACGCCGACGGCGAGCCCGCGTTCGCCGACGAGGCGATCCGGCTGGCGCGGCTGCTGGACAGCCTGATGCCCGGGCAGCCGGAGGTCCCGGCGCTGCTCGCCCTCTTCCTGCTCCAGGACTCCCGCCGCCACGCCCGCCGCGACGCCGCCGGCGACCTCGTCCCGCTCGACCGGCAGGACCGCGGCCGCTGGGACCACGCGGCGATCGCCGAAGGGCTCGCCGTGCTGGGCCGGGTGCGGGAGGACGGCCCGTACGCGCTGCAGGCCCGCATCGCCGCCGGCCACGCCACCGCGCGCTCGGTCGAGTCGACGGACTGGCCCGCCATCGCCGGCTGGTACGACGCGCTCGCCGCCCTCACGCCCTCGCCCGTCGTGGCGCTCAACCGCGCCGTCGCGCACGGCTACGCCTACGGGCCGCGGGCCGGGCTGGCCCTGCTCGCCGAGGCGCGGGCGGGCGGTGCGCTCGACGGGTACCCGCTCGCCCTGGCCGCGGAGGCCGACCTGACCGCCCGACTGGGCGACCGCGCGCGGGCGGCGGCCCTCTTCCGCGAG
- a CDS encoding YciI family protein, producing MKYMMLVCTDTEPDTDRSAEPDIEVWVAENDAKGRRLDGHELAPVSAATTVRVRNGELLVSDGPFAETKEMIVGYDLLECADLDEAIEVARTHPMARGGRIELRPFADLG from the coding sequence ATGAAGTACATGATGCTTGTCTGCACCGACACCGAGCCGGACACCGACCGGAGCGCCGAGCCGGACATCGAGGTGTGGGTGGCGGAGAACGACGCCAAGGGCCGCCGCCTCGACGGGCACGAGCTGGCCCCGGTGAGCGCGGCGACCACCGTGCGCGTGCGCAACGGCGAGCTGCTGGTCTCGGACGGGCCGTTCGCCGAGACCAAGGAGATGATCGTGGGCTACGACCTGCTGGAGTGCGCCGACCTGGACGAGGCTATCGAGGTGGCCCGGACACACCCGATGGCGCGGGGCGGGCGGATCGAGCTGCGCCCGTTCGCGGACCTTGGCTGA